A single region of the Methylocystis echinoides genome encodes:
- a CDS encoding OFA family MFS transporter, producing the protein MDVAVAPQPNFLSRERTIASPGFNRWLVPPAALAIHLCIGMAYGFSVFWLPLSRVVGGAAPKDCPADMGFLSTIVATDCDWKISMLGWTFTLFFVLLGSSAAIFGHWLETAGPRKAGLAAAFCWCGGLLISALGVYLHQIWMLWFGSGVIGGVGLGLGYISPVSTLIKWFPDRRGLATGLAIMGFGGGAMIGAPLADKLMGYFATPASPGVWQTFVALAAIYFVFMISGALGYRVPPDGWAPKGWTPPAPAANALVTHRHVHLDVAWKTPQFWLLWGVLCLNVSAGIGVLGMASPMLQEVFGGRLIGLDAGFDALTADQKKQIAAIAAGFTGLLSLCNIGGRIGWASASDIFGRKGTYAIFFVAGLLLYAAVPFTAKGGIVFLFVLLFAVIITMYGGGFATIPAYLADIFGTHYVGAIHGRLLTAWSTAGVLGPVLVNYIREYQLSIGVPRAAAYNQTMYVLAGLLLLGLICNLLVRPVDEKYYMSDEEVAAEKKTSVAAIRDEEQETHADFEDFTEEALEPATEPAAAIRTRGNGAFSPILLLAWAAVGIPLGWGVSMTVLKAMALFH; encoded by the coding sequence ATGGACGTCGCCGTTGCGCCGCAACCGAATTTCCTCTCCCGCGAGCGGACCATCGCCTCACCCGGATTCAACCGCTGGCTCGTCCCCCCGGCGGCGCTCGCCATCCATCTCTGCATCGGCATGGCCTATGGCTTCTCGGTCTTCTGGCTGCCGCTGTCGCGCGTCGTCGGCGGCGCGGCGCCAAAAGACTGCCCGGCCGACATGGGCTTCCTCTCGACCATTGTCGCAACCGACTGCGACTGGAAGATCAGCATGCTGGGGTGGACCTTCACCCTGTTCTTCGTGCTGCTCGGCTCGTCGGCGGCGATCTTCGGGCACTGGCTGGAGACCGCCGGCCCGCGCAAGGCGGGGCTTGCCGCCGCCTTCTGCTGGTGCGGCGGCCTGCTGATCTCGGCGCTCGGCGTCTATCTGCACCAGATCTGGATGCTCTGGTTCGGCTCCGGCGTCATCGGCGGCGTGGGACTTGGGCTGGGCTACATCTCCCCCGTCTCGACGCTGATCAAATGGTTTCCGGACCGGCGCGGCCTCGCCACGGGCCTCGCCATCATGGGCTTCGGCGGCGGCGCCATGATCGGCGCGCCGCTCGCCGACAAGCTGATGGGCTATTTCGCGACGCCAGCCTCTCCCGGCGTCTGGCAGACCTTCGTCGCGCTCGCCGCGATCTATTTCGTTTTCATGATCTCGGGGGCGCTGGGCTACCGCGTGCCGCCGGACGGCTGGGCGCCCAAGGGCTGGACCCCGCCCGCGCCGGCCGCCAATGCGCTCGTCACCCATCGCCATGTGCATCTCGACGTCGCCTGGAAGACCCCGCAGTTCTGGCTGCTGTGGGGCGTGCTCTGCCTCAATGTGTCGGCGGGCATCGGCGTGCTCGGCATGGCCTCGCCCATGCTTCAGGAAGTCTTCGGGGGCCGGCTGATCGGCCTCGACGCCGGCTTCGACGCGCTCACCGCCGATCAGAAGAAGCAGATCGCCGCCATCGCGGCGGGCTTCACCGGCCTCCTGAGCCTCTGCAACATCGGCGGCCGCATCGGCTGGGCCTCGGCCTCGGACATTTTCGGACGCAAGGGCACCTACGCCATCTTCTTCGTCGCCGGCCTGCTGCTCTATGCGGCGGTTCCCTTCACCGCGAAGGGCGGGATCGTTTTCCTCTTCGTGCTGCTCTTCGCCGTCATCATCACCATGTATGGCGGCGGCTTCGCGACGATCCCCGCCTATCTCGCGGATATTTTCGGCACCCATTACGTCGGCGCGATCCATGGACGGCTGCTCACCGCCTGGTCGACGGCGGGCGTGCTCGGCCCGGTTCTCGTGAACTATATTCGCGAATATCAGCTCTCGATCGGCGTGCCGCGCGCCGCCGCCTATAACCAGACCATGTATGTGCTGGCGGGCCTGCTGCTGCTGGGGCTCATCTGCAACCTGCTCGTCCGTCCGGTCGACGAGAAATATTACATGAGCGACGAAGAGGTCGCCGCCGAAAAGAAGACGAGCGTCGCCGCCATTCGCGATGAAGAGCAGGAGACACACGCCGATTTCGAGGATTTCACCGAAGAAGCGCTGGAGCCGGCGACCGAGCCCGCCGCGGCGATCCGGACTCGCGGCAATGGCGCGTTTTCACCGATCCTTCTGCTCGCCTGGGCCGCGGTGGGGATTCCCCTCGGCTGGGGCGTGTCCATGACGGTGCTCAAGGCGATGGCGCTGTTCCATTAA